One Etheostoma spectabile isolate EspeVRDwgs_2016 chromosome 12, UIUC_Espe_1.0, whole genome shotgun sequence genomic window carries:
- the LOC116699509 gene encoding myomegalin isoform X5, translating to MLDLKMKETCRICGRELCGNQRRWIFHPTPKLNLQVLLSHALGQELTRDGRGEFACSKCTFMLDRMYRFDTVIARVEALSIERLQRLLQEKHRLRQCIGGLYRKTNSEEGAVTSPGGDEGPGDGMVDISGLTHAKYCALLQDDLVYSLYESWADDGLDCQHHHQPQCPAGPGSEVTVAGSRRCLPSTPRKCRGCSYWRVADSDYEAVCKVPRKLARSISCGPSSRYSASVIGGSVTGGVGEKKNVEDSEEPPSSLTLVPGSQDPSRTSDSDRTLAGRASSSPSIASLETTEEYVQPGAVTDGPLSSPRDLADDRLSDSLSEEHMGAPHGQASPGPSLSLALCLLQSYAVYRPVMISKGSKLPVLLRRNSSNGGSRLGFPDSVLGMSIGTPEGEGHNHMPTPELDPPLIRLSDQDLNLAYMEDLLKDVYKEYPPPRPHQSLVEEQQSQLDQYECAAGQCVSELQKAQLQVQSLQAKIHQSEAKNMKLQEKLNEMECELRSIRQAAQSQERTIQDLTESISTKDNEAQELYQMMEEQNTTLCKLREMVHRNQLAQIKAPEGVSESMTLVQLQGELVGAQSSLFSLGLELEASQRSLRQSQRQGDDLARFKERLNADLQEAQQHREVTEKHNQDLRCALQKTRSELQAGEAALKEAEAERHTAVQETETRIAQLQCSLQDKEQQLQEYSEMLESAKPRDALLEKLRERIKDRDRALERSIDDKFRCVEEREGQVRRLQLALREKERDLERLRCILSNNEETITSLDPLVRGKELELEQAAEAYRNLQWLKQQSEEKGRNTLAEKDTIISQLQAALQTHSQEAQDLTAALVARVQAGPTEVVEELKARLALKEKLFQELLSDRSRQSNEHQAQVQNMLNTLSSKDQYLQDYSYRLSLVISERTVQLQELRRQLSSREQELRELRQDKERETGGETEHLRSLLKEKEAFIKELMQGQEEAMQPSTKESEAEMEALQEELQLVLKKEREAQKELSALHSSLARQQDVKDSTDHQCVLEQLVSEYNKLNDALRAEKKLYQNLTLIHTNSDSSEKIQALHTELDSIQALRRQLEEVLARTRNMALALERPAKRQPDFGELSTEEEEEEEKEEGDDEDSSSDEFTDSIEEDDNKVTARSLASIQVCETEVVTRALVSQRADVKQLEEVKKILEGQLEEIRSQLERDGYKSVAELRSALQRLQQENQSLKESRGLRNHRILNQEEEEEQEEDIEKEDEEGEMSPVPVGKPGHPCVSLSDERGKRHRKRPRCVTPRHLTHQPDTEVEPAGDSSEVGAVCQEIGEGLREEAARLSSNLALSHQENRELQERLMVSEATVHAQAEQLKDYRDLLTETSVQQASKQVQVDLQDLGYETCGRSENEAEREDASSPEFDDLEMCTSLSHQQDYEGVGGSWYAGSSNTGTYEMGDESASLQRLVQDLRSQLSRCHKVIRGLQLRVRSLSTTSDYASSLERTPRKVNWAFETSPAPSGVEEDEGWMSDTQGIRSRPKPSRELQELMTRVASLEAQLKSSRLEGKGQAEEGKCATWPGKYNSLIQAQARELSHLRQRMREGQGVCQILTQHLGDTTKAFEELLRANDIDYYMGQSFREQLAQSSALAQRVVTKISGREQAGSHDDETGHELLALRLSKELQQKDKIIESLHTKLQQRPETPSSCHALSETTDQSDRTSLVSDEYRTNEDLELCSDLDAREYQEEHRQRQPGHGSEQDVRPSIPPPHGFLKTSSSCPNMLCSAPVGLTSQSSRAIFSEPVSYSLSVPSGPAVWGREVTSDPRPRALSVIAVRPELDTLYKQMNWDFAVPHDKPLFPLSPGAHNQHDLSSYSHLSHNAFQQYQLGGIPEGHSLKSDSGLVTGGTLWDMENMVQQVGGYSGPSGHQQGSSHAGVNLIEEHLREVRCLRQRLEESIRTNERLRQQLEERLALTGRDGGAPTNIYIQGLDTVTQLSNEIRVLKEENVGLQSRLQASTDTCEEVVQLRETVFTARARLKQAELEAEQWKEELRRLQAHSQEQGQQIHALRQERQASQQKTNRLQHEVSLLQQQLCEGRELIHSLQSELQVYDRVCSSTKANKGYLCELPGLPVELGELLGEVRSLRAQLQNSVQENSALKQLELHKQLEQKLGVGSPRTPSLSALTASPQRENFYRRQLLHDPAPSPPVRDIGLFNCGSPGPPYSDLEDSHSTANADPLDPHSELEGEAPDGSFANRNGRHAIGHVDDFNALQQQVLEGRSLVQRMETTLQACLGPPLLESNQKHSNELVLDYGWVKSLLSNTKTLRQILEEAMSLLKMFWRAALPSTDPSIQNLKKEQCMQEEIVSLKLRMSEQEEVLKGTIQRLRSTSRTKENMEHFIVNQLSRTRDVLKKARTNLELRTQDVLPERVLLIAVS from the exons ATGCTTGATCTCAAGATGAAGGAGACGTGTCGCATCTGTGGACGGGAGCTCTGCGGTAACCAGCGGCGATGGATCTTCCACCCTACCCCCAAGCTCAACCTGCAGGTGCTGCTGTCTCACGCTCTGGGCCAGGAGCTGACCCGGGACGGCAGAGGGGAGTTCGCCTGCTCCAAGTGCACCTTCATGCTGGACCGCATGTACCGCTTCGACACAGTGATCGCCCGAGTGGAGGCCCTCTCCATCGAGAGGTTGCAGCGGCTCCTGCAGGAGAAACACCGGCTGAGGCAGTGCATCGGTGGGCTCTACCGGAAAACTAACTCAGAGGAGGGTGCGGTAACATCTCCTGGGGGCGATGAAGGACCAGGAGATGGGATGGTGGACATTTCAGGTCTCACTCACGCAAAGTACTGCGCCCTGCTCCAGGATGATCTGGTCTACTCTTTGTATGAGTCCTGGGCCGACGATGGCCTGGACTGTCAACACCACCACCAACCTCAGTGTCCTGCTGGTCCAGGGTCCGAGGTTACAGTGGCAGGCTCGCGTCGGTGTCTTCCCAGCACTCCCAGGAAGTGTCGGGGATGTTCCTACTGGCGGGTGGCGGACTCTGACTATGAAGCTGTCTGTAAGGTGCCCAGGAAGCTGGCACGTAGCATTTCCTGTGGGCCGTCATCCAGATATTCAGCCAGTGTTATTGGAGGGAGTGTGACTGGAGgagtgggagaaaaaaaaaatgtggaagaTTCAGAAGAACCCCCTTCCTCTTTAACTCTGGTCCCTGGTTCTCAGGACCCCTCGAGGACATCAGACAGTGATCGCACCCTGGCTGGACGAGCCAGCTCCAGCCCCTCTATAGCATCCTTAGAGACGACTGAGGAATATGTTCAGCCTGGAGCCGTTACAGATGGGCCGCTGAGCTCCCCCAGGGATCTAGCAGATGACCGGCTATCTGACTCCCTCTCTGAGGAACACATGGGGGCCCCACATGGCCAAGCCTCACCTGGACCCAGCCTCTCTCTGGCACTCTGTTTGCTGCAGAGCTACGCTGTCTACCGGCCAGTCATGATCTCTAAGGGGAGCAAGCTGCCTGTGCTGCTCCGACGGAACTCCAGTAATGGAGGTTCAAGGCTGGGCTTCCCTGATTCTGTTCTGGGAATGTCTATTGGAACTCCAGAGGGAGAAGGACACAACCACATGCCAACACCTGAGCTGGATCCCCCTCTGATCAGGCTCAGTGATCAGGATCTGAACCTGGCTTACATGGAAGATTTGTTGAAAGATGTGTACAAAGAGTATCCTCCCCCACGTCCTCATCAG AGTCTTGTTGAGGAGCAGCAGAGTCAACTGGACCAGTATGAGTGTGCAGCCGGCCAGTGTGTCAGCGAGCTTCAGAAGGCCCAGCTACAGGTCCAGTCCCTGCAGGCCAAGATCCACCAGAGCGAGGCCAAAAATATG AAGCTGCAGGAGAAGCTGAACGAGATGGAGTGTGAGCTGCGTTCGATCCGCCAGGCGGCTCAGAGTCAAGAAAGAACCATTCAGGATCTCACAGAGTCCATCAGCACCAAAGACAACGAG GCCCAGGAGCTGTACCAGATGATGGAAGAGCAGAACACCACGCTGTGTAAACTGAGGGAAATGGTCCACCGCAACCAGCTTGCTCAAATCAAG GCTCCAGAGGGGGTCAGCGAGTCCATGACACTCGTCCAGCTGCAGGGCGAGCTGGTAGGGGCGCAAAGCTCCTTGTTCTCCCTTGGTCTGGAGCTGGAGGCCAGCCAGAGGAGTCTCAGACAGAGCCAGAGGCAGGGAGATGACCTGGCGAGGTTCAAGGAAAGACTCAACGCTGATTTACAGGAGGCGCAGCAACACAGGGAGGTCACCGAAAAGCACAACCAG GACCTGCGCTGTGCCCTTCAGAAAACTCGCTCGGAGCTTCAGGCCGGGGAAGCCGCTCTGAAGGAGGCCGAGGCGGAGAGACACACCGCGGTGCAGGAAACGGAGACGCGCATCGCACAGCTCCAGTGCTCTCTGCAGGACAAGGAACAACAGCTACAg GAGTACTCAGAGATGTTGGAGTCAGCCAAACCAAGAGATGCCCTGCTGGAGAAATTACGAGAGCGTATTAAAGATAGAGACAGAGCTCTGGag CGCTCCATCGATGACAAATTCCGCTGTGTGGAGGAGCGTGAGGGCCAGGTTCGGAGGCTGCAGCTGGCCCTCAGGGAGAAGGAACGAGACCTGGAGAGACTGCGATGCATCCTGTCCAACAACGAGGAGACCATAACG AGTCTGGACCCCTTGGTGCGTGGCAAAGAGCTGGAGCTAGAGCAGGCGGCGGAGGCCTACAGGAATCTCCAGTGGCTGAAGCAGCAGAGCGAGGAGAAGGGGAGAAACACCCTGGCAGAGAAAGACACCATCATCAGCCAGCTACAGGCCGCTCTGCAGACACACAGCCAGGAGgcacag gatcTGACAGCTGCCCTGGTTGCCAGAGTTCAGGCCGGTCCCACTGAGGTTGTGGAGGAGTTGAAGGCTCGGCTGGCACTGAAAGAGAAACTCTTTCAGGAACTGCTGTCGGACCGCAGCCGTCAGTCCAACGAACACCAAGCCCAGGTCCAGAACATGCTGAACACTCTCAGCTCCAAAGACCAGTACCTGCAG GACTACTCGTACAGGCTCTCCCTTGTGATCAGCGAGCGGACCGTCCAGCTGCAAGAGCTGCGCAGACAGCTGTCGTCGAGGGAGCAGGAGCTGCGCGAGCTGAGACaggacaaggagagagagacgggaGGAGAGACGGAACATCTGCGGAGCCTGCTCAAAGAGAAAGAAGCCTTTATCAAG GAGCTGATGCAGGGCCAGGAGGAGGCGATGCAGCCGTCCACTAAAGAGAGTGAGGCAGAGATGGAGGCTCTCCAGGAGGAGTTACAGCTGGTGCtgaagaaggagagggaggcTCAG AAGGAGCTCTCTGCTCTGCATTCATCTTTGGCTCGCCAGCAGGACGTTAAGGACAGCACTGATCATCAA TGTGTGCTAGAGCAGCTTGTGTCAGAGTACAACAAGCTGAATGATGCCCTGAGGGCGGAGAAGAAGTTATACCAGAATCTCACGCTCATTCACACCAACAGTGACAG ttcTGAGAAGATCCAGGCCCTCCACACCGAGCTAGACTCGATTCAGGCACTCCGCCGACAGCTGGAGGAGGTCCTGGCCAGGACCCGTAACATGGCCCTGGCGCTGGAACGGCCCGCTAAAAGGCAGCCTGACTTTGGAG AGCTCAgcacagaggaggaagaggaggaggagaaggaggagggagacGATGAAGATAGCAGCAGTGACGAGTTCACGGACAGCATAGAGGAGGATGATAACAAAGTGACGGCCAGAAGTTTGGCCTCCATTCAG GTTTGTGAAACTGAGGTTGTGACTAGAGCGCTGGTGTCACAGAGAGCTGATGTCAAGCAGCTTGAGGAAGTGAAGAAGATACTTGAAGGCCAGCTTGAAGAAATAAGATCCCAACTGGAGAGGGATGGATACAAATCCGTGGCTGAGCTGAG GAGTGCACTGCAGAGGCTGCAGCAGGAGAACCAGTCTCTGAAAGAAAGCCGAGGACTGAGGAATCACAGGATTCTGAatcaggaagaggaagaagagcaggaggaggatATTGagaaagaagatgaagaggggGAAATGTCTCCAGTGCCGGTGGGGAAGCCAGGTCACCCGTGTGTTAGTCTGAGTGACGAGCGAGGGAAGAGGCACCGCAAGAGGCCACGCTGTGTGACGCCCCGTCATCTCACACACCAGCCTGACACG GAGGTGGAGCCTGCTGGTGACAGCAGTGAGGTGGGGGCGGTCTGCCAGGAAATAGGGGAAGGACTCCGTGAAGAGGCGGCCCGCCTGAGCTCCAATCTGGCTCTGAGTCACCAGGAGAACAGAGAGCTGCAAGAAAGGCTGATGGTGTCTGAGGCCACGGTCCACGCTCAAGCTGAACAACTGAAGGACTACAGGGATCTGCTCA CGGAGACATCGGTCCAGCAGGCCAGTAAGCAAGTGCAGGTGGATCTCCAGGATCTGGGTTATGAGACTTGTGGTCGCAGTGAGAACGAAGCTGAGAGAGAAGACGCCAGCAGCCCAG AGTTTGACGACCTGGAGATGTGCACGTCACTGTCCCATCAACAAGACTACGAGGGTGTGGGGGGTAGCTGGTACGCTGGCAGCAGCAACACAGGCACTTATGAAATGGGGGATGAGTCAGCCTCTCTCCAGCGTCTGGTCCAGGATCTCCGCTCCCAGCTGAGCCGCTGCCACAAGGTGATCCGTGGGCTGCAGCTGCGTGTCCGCTCCCTGTCTACCACCAGCGACTACGCCTCCAGCCTGGAGCGAACCCCACGCAAG GTAAACTGGGCCTTTGAGACATCACCAGCCCCCAGCGGTGTGGAAGAGGATGAAGGCTGGATGTCTGACACCCAAGGGATTCGCTCAAGGCCTAAGCCCAGCAGGGAACTGCAAGAACTGATGACACGAGTTGCATCACTTGAGGCTCAGCTGAAGAGCTCCAGGCTGGAGGGCAAAGGCCAAGCAGAGGAGGGGAAATGTGCCACCTGGCCTGG GAAGTACAACTCTCTGATCCAGGCACAAGCTCGCGAGCTGTCCCACCTGAGGCAGAGGATGAGAGAGGGGCAAGGAGTCTGTCAAATCCTCACCCAGCACCTGGGTGATACCACCAAG GCCTTTGAGGAGCTGCTGCGGGCCAATGATATCGATTACTACATGGGTCAAAGCTTTAGAGAGCAGTTGGCCCAGAGCTCTGCCCTGGCACAGAGAGTGGTCACCAAGATCAGTGGAC GTGAACAGGCAGGGAGCCATGATGACGAGACCGGCCACGAGTTGCTAGCCCTGCG GCTGAGTAAGGAGCTTCAGCAGAAAGATAAAATCATCGAGTCACTCCACACCAAGCTCCAGCAGCGCCCGGAGACCCCGTCCAGCTGCCATGCTCTCTCTGAGACCACCGACCAATCAGACAGAACGTCCCTGGTGTCCGACGAGTACAGAACCAACGAAGACCTGGAGCTGTGCTCCGATTTAGACGCCAGAGAATATCAGGAGGAGCACCGGCAGCGCCAACCAGGACACGGCTCCGAACAAGACG TCCGTCCATCTATCCCTCCTCCTCATGGCTTCCTCAAGACCTCCAGCAGCTGTCCCAACATGCTTTGCTCAGCCCCTGTGGGTTTGACCAGTCAGTCCTCCAGAG CCATTTTCAGTGAGCCTGTCTCCTACTCCCTGTCTGTCCCCTCTGGCCCGGCCGTCTGGGGTAGAGAAGTCACTTCTGACCCCCGGCCCAGGGCCCTGTCTGTGATCGCTGTTCGCCCAGAGCTGGACACGCTGTACAAACAGATGAACTGGG actTTGCAGTTCCCCATGACAAGCCTCTGTTCCCTCTCTCACCGGGTGCCCACAACCAGCACGACCTCTCCAGCTACAGCCATCTATCCCATAATGCCTTTCAACAGTATCAGCTGGGGGGCATTCCCGAAGGCCACTCGCTGAAGTCTGACTCAGGTCTAGTGACGGGAGGGACTTTGTGGGACATGGAGAACATGGTTCAGCAGGTCGGAGGCTACTCTGGACCATCGGGACACCAGCAAGGAAGCAGCCACGCAG GGGTAAATTTGATAGAGGAGCACCTGCGGGAGGTGAGGTGTCTCCGTCAGCGTCTGGAGGAGTCCATCAGGACCAATGAGAGGCTCCGACAGCAGCTGGAAGAGAGACTGGCCTTGACTGGGCGTGATGGAG GGGCACCAACAAACATCTACATTCAGGGTCTGGACACAGTCACTCAACTGTCCAATGAGATCAGAGTCCTGAAGGAAGAAAACGTGGGTCTACAGTCACGCCTGCAGGCCAGTACAG ACACATGTGAGGAGGTGGTGCAGTTGCGGGAGACGGTGTTTACGGCACGTGCCCGCCTGAAACAAGCAGAGCTGGAGGCAGAGCAGTGGAAAGAGGAGCTAAGACGGCTTCAGGCTCACAGCCAGGAGCAGGGACAGCAGATACACGCATTGAGGCAGGAACGGCAGGCCAGTCAGCAGAAAACCAACAG GCTCCAGCATGAGGTGTCtctcctgcagcagcagctgtgtgAGGGCAGAGAGCTCATCCACTCCCTGCAGAGCGAACTACAAGTGTACGATCGAGTGTGTTCCAGCACAAAAGCCAACAAAG GCTACCTGTGTGAGCTCCCGGGTCTGCCGGTGGAGCTGGGGGAGCTGCTCGGGGAGGTGAGGAGCCTGCGAGCCCAGCTCCAAAACAGCGTCCAGGAGAACAGTGCTCTCAAACAACTGGAGCTCCACAAGCAGCTGGAGCAGAAGCTGGGCGTGGGCTCTCCTCGGACCCCCTCCCTCTCCGCTCTCACTGCCAGCCCTCAGAGAGAGAACTTCTACAGGCGACAGCTGCTGCACG ACCCAGCTCCGTCTCCACCCGTCAGGGACATTGGTCTGTTTAACTGTGGGTCCCCCGGTCCTCCCTACTCAGACCTGGAGGATAGCCATAGCACTGCCAATG CAGACCCTCTTGACCCTCACTCTGAGCTGGAGGGGGAGGCCCCAGACGGATCGTTTGCGAACCGTAACGGCCGCCACGCCATCGGTCATGTGGATGACTTCAACGCTCTTCAGCAGCAAGTCCTAGAGGGACGGAGCCTCGTCCAGCGCATGGAGACAACCCTGCAGGCCTGCCTCGGCCCGCCGCTGCTGGAGAGCAACCAGAAGCACAGCAACGAGCTG GTCCTGGACTATGGATGGGTAAAAAGTCTGCTGTCCAACACCAAGACTCTGAGGCAGATCCTGGAAGAGGCGATGTCTCTCCTGAAGATGTTCTGGAGAGCTGCTCTACCCAGCACTGATCCCTCCATCCAGAACCTTAAGAAG gagcaGTGTATGCAGGAGGAGATTGTGTCTCTGAAACTGCGTATGTCAGAGCAGGAAGAGGTTCTTAAGGGGACGATTCAGAGACTGAGGAGCACCAGCCGCACCAAGGAGAACATGGAGCACTTCATAGTCAACCAGT